In Campylobacter concisus, the genomic window CTGCATTCGTTTTTTATACGCTCTTTGGTTGTCTATTGCCATTTCTTGTCGCAATTGTTCTTGTTTGGCTTGAAGCTTGGCTTGTTGTTCTCTTGCACGCTGTGCCATTTGCTCCTGCTCTTGTATATCTTGCTCAGGTGTCTGATCTTGCGAATTTTGATTTCTTTGTGTGTTTAAAGCATTTTGTTGCTTGTTGCCTAGCTTCTCGAGTCTGTTTAAAATCTCAGTTAAATTCTGATCTTCATTTGGCTCTCTCTTGCCAGCTTTATAAATATAATCATCTACTGGGAATTTTGAATTTTCGAATAGATGATTTAAATTTGTTTGATTTTGCAAATTCCTGATCTTCTCATCTTTTGCTTTTTTGCTTATATTTTCGTCATCAAATATTTCAGCCGTAGCTGTATTGGTGGCAAAAAGGGGGGCAGATATAACGCTAATTGTAACTATGCTTAAAAATAGTCTATTCCCCTTTTTCATTTTAAATTCCTTTAGTTTCATTTATTGTTTTTTTGTTTTCTTTTTGGTGCTGTTTTATTGCTTCTTTATCTGTATTTAGGTTTTTTCTTATTTCTTTTCTATCTCTTTCTTCTTGCGTTTCTTTTCTCTCTACGCACACATAGCTATCGCCACTTTTAATAGTAAATTTTGGATTTATGGTTTCGGCTATAATGTAGTCTCCTATCACTCTTGTTTCTACTGGGCTGTCCTGCTTATCTATTACTGCAAAAATTGTAGGAATTTGTGGCATTTCATCTTTGGCATATTTAAAATATGTAAATTTCTTGTCGCTAAAAATTTCTGCCGACAAAAGCCATTCATTTTCTTTTTTTGCTTTTTGCGTATAGCCAGTATATATATCGCTCTTTAGCACTTTTAGCTCTGCTATGCCATCTTTTATGATTTTATATTTATCGCTTTCATCTTTTGCTTTGGCTTGCTTTGCCTTTTGCACTTCATCGTCTTGTATGCGAATTACAAAGCTTGGATCATTCGTATTTTTGTAGTCTGTCGAATACAAATAAAATGTGTGGATTTTTCCATCGCTTGTAAAAATAGTTAGACTTGTATCAATTCCTATAAGCTGTGGGATTATCGCTATAGCATTTGCTTTGCTTGGTATTTGCTCTACTTTAAATCCTGTTTGGTCGCCCAATACAAAATTATCTATATCATTATCAAATATAAGCGTTGTTGCCATTGCTTGGCGAGTACGTATTTTATGCGTCTTATTTGGTACGTATTTTATTGTTTGCGTATTTTCATATCCGCTATAATTTTTAGTATGGAATTTGTTTTGTAGTGCTTTTAAGTCCTGATTTCTTATAGCATTTTGCATAAGCTCAAGCTCTTCTTTGCTTATATCTTGTGATTGCTCCACACCCATTCCATCTTGCTCTGGTATTTGCGCCATTTGTGGTTGAGAATTATTAAATTTTGCTAGTTGCGGATGATTGTTCTGCCCCATGCCAAATGGTTTTACCTTGAAATTTGATTGAACTTGGCTATTAATATCCTTGTTTTTGTCATTAAAAATATCTTCGCCCATTGAGCCATTTTTTTGCTGTTCATTAACTAGTTCTTGTGTCTGTCGCATAATTGCGCGGACTTCATTCATTTGTTCTTCGCTTAATCCGCCTTGATCTTGTTCTGCATTTAAATTTAAAACAAATAATGCTATTAAAGATAATCTAATTAAATTTTTCATTTCTTATCCTTTTCATCTATTATCTGCGTTACTTGATATTTGTTCACTATAAAGCCTGTTGGGTTTTTCATTGTGTCCGCATAATTACTAGTTTGGTTACGGAAGTCATACTCTATTGCACTTCTATATTTTTTATAGCTAACTTCAGTGCGAGTTGGATTTGTAATTTCTGCTTGAAAATCTATCGTAGCTACATTTTGGCTTAAAATCGCTACGTTTAGGATTTTTATATCTCTATAGTAATTTTTTGTAGTGTAAATTGAATTAGGATCACTAACCAAATTTTCGAACGCTTCCCATACCTGTCTACTACTTTGCGTACGTATTTCATTGTAACGCTCGGCATCATCTATGCGATTAATTAGCTCTCTATTTTTCACATATCCTGCGAGTATGCTCTTTAAAAGCTCTTCATTGTTTCTAACATTTAAGCTGGTGTCGTCTATTGTCACAAACCTTGAGTCACCATCTGAAAATTTTAACAATACAGGCTTTGTTTCTTTAAGAGGTGTTAGCAGTGCTATTGCAATGGATAAACTTATGCTAACTATGGTTAAAGCAATGATCACATAAAACATATACGCTTTTATATTTCGCTCCGCCTTAAAAATAAAATTTGGGTCTACTTTTTTGTCTTCGTATGCCATATTAACCTACTTGTATGATGTCGTAGCAAGCGCAAGGGCTTACTTTTTCTATTTTGCTTGGCTTATCAGCACATCCACTTAAAAATATTGTTAAAGCTGTTGCTACAATTACTGCTAGTTTCATTTTTAGCTCCTTTGTTCTTTGTGTTCTATATAGTATTTGCGCCAATGTATTGGGCTTTCAGTCTTTAATTTTTTTATCAAATTTACGCTATCTGAGCTTGACGAGAATACTCTTAAATAATTTCCTAGACTTGATAAATTGACATTTAGTTTTGCGCTTTCATTTCGTAGCTTCATGTTTAAAAGCACCTGCCTAGCATTTGATTGAGTGTCTTTTAAGAATTTAGCTTCCGTAGGTGTTAGCCCTATTATTTCGCTTAGTTGATTTAGTGTATCTTCGTTGTTTGTTGGGAAGATAAGAAAATTTGCAATATTGTCAAGAAATGATGAGCCACGCTCGTTGCCATTAAATAAGCTTATGTTTTGAAATCCGAAGCATCCAACACCACCTATCTTCCTCCACTCCAAAATACCTTCAAGGATTTTCTCTGACATTACTTCATCTCTTAGATAGTCCTTCAACTCGTCTATAAAACAAAAAAAGCCACGTATATTTTCGCTATTTTTTGCCTGATTTTTTAGTCTGTGAAATACATACATTGCGGTGAGGGCTGATACCTTTTTGTTTGGCAATATTCCATCCATATTTAGCACTGATAGCTGTTTTGTGAAATTTAGGGCATCTTCCTTGTTATCAAAAATTGAGCCCTTATAATTTCCAAATCTAGTTTTTAATCTTGCTTCATTATCAGCTGGCAGTGAGTCTATGAAATCGCTTAATGACAATATTTGATCCGCTTGCTTATTGTCAAAAAGCCTATTTATTGTTTCTCTAATATCTTTTGTTGCATCATGCTCTTCAGGCTTTAGCTCTGCCATTGAGCTTAGCCATGACGCTAAAAATTCTCTATTCTCTGCTGTATCGGCTAGGCTGAATGGATTTAGTTTAAACCCATCGCTTTCGCTATCATGATATTCGCCGTCCATGTAATTTGTGAAGCAATACATACCCCTTAACTTGTCCATTGCAAAAATGCTTACAGGATACTTAAAGAGATTTGCCATCAAGAATTGAATTGTTGTTGTTTTACCAGTTCCTGTTCCACCTATGATCATTGTATGACCAGCTGGTCTATCTCCATCAGGCTGGCAGTGGAAGTTGAACAAAAATGGTGTGCCATTTAAGTGTTTAAAAGTCGTAACTGCTTCGTCGCCCCAATCATTTTGGTTAAAGCCAGTTACTTCGTTTTCAAAATTTGCGATCGTAGCTAGGTTGCTTATGTTTAGGGTTTTCTTTCTTGCGTTCAAATTTCCACGACTTGGGAAGAGGCTAAAATATAGTGCCTTTTGGTTAATAGTCTCTCTAACAACGTTGAGACCTTGATTTTCAAGGATATTTTTTAATTCATTTGTGCGATTATCTAGTTCCGCTAGGTTGTCGGCTAGGCAATATATAGAAAAGCTTGTTTCAACTAGGTTTTCTCTATCTGCTTGGATAAGCTCCATCAAATGATCCAGTTCTTGTTGGACTAGTTCAACCGAGAAGGCTCTAGTATCTTTTATTTTTTTGATTGCTTTGCGTTTTTCATAAGCTTTGAAATAAATCATTGTCATAAACTCATGATCGCTTTTAATTAAATTTGACGTAATGATTGACTTAATTTGCTCTGTTTCGTATGCCTTGACG contains:
- a CDS encoding type IV secretion system protein; amino-acid sequence: MAYEDKKVDPNFIFKAERNIKAYMFYVIIALTIVSISLSIAIALLTPLKETKPVLLKFSDGDSRFVTIDDTSLNVRNNEELLKSILAGYVKNRELINRIDDAERYNEIRTQSSRQVWEAFENLVSDPNSIYTTKNYYRDIKILNVAILSQNVATIDFQAEITNPTRTEVSYKKYRSAIEYDFRNQTSNYADTMKNPTGFIVNKYQVTQIIDEKDKK
- a CDS encoding AAA family ATPase; translation: MARGLIDVFRDWKLNKQELVAETKKEKDSDIRSKISQLNRKADKIIMMGEPEIYTMAKENNIACKYGENAIVTKDGNITIAVELKGTSYAGISLDNEMDYLLNRIMFFTTLRDNVETNLIIKKTKIKAKDYIEKNINQYANEIIEKWEQNQDIYSIKYFMLISTTTKNITGFLESFKTKVTSEQDEKNKESSNYKQKMELLNNTLLNVKNHLATYQPRQMSSDEIINFYATYSNAQETNLRYTNELITDSYISSYVEFKKDYIEFYRNDGTTKYARFISVKAYETEQIKSIITSNLIKSDHEFMTMIYFKAYEKRKAIKKIKDTRAFSVELVQQELDHLMELIQADRENLVETSFSIYCLADNLAELDNRTNELKNILENQGLNVVRETINQKALYFSLFPSRGNLNARKKTLNISNLATIANFENEVTGFNQNDWGDEAVTTFKHLNGTPFLFNFHCQPDGDRPAGHTMIIGGTGTGKTTTIQFLMANLFKYPVSIFAMDKLRGMYCFTNYMDGEYHDSESDGFKLNPFSLADTAENREFLASWLSSMAELKPEEHDATKDIRETINRLFDNKQADQILSLSDFIDSLPADNEARLKTRFGNYKGSIFDNKEDALNFTKQLSVLNMDGILPNKKVSALTAMYVFHRLKNQAKNSENIRGFFCFIDELKDYLRDEVMSEKILEGILEWRKIGGVGCFGFQNISLFNGNERGSSFLDNIANFLIFPTNNEDTLNQLSEIIGLTPTEAKFLKDTQSNARQVLLNMKLRNESAKLNVNLSSLGNYLRVFSSSSDSVNLIKKLKTESPIHWRKYYIEHKEQRS
- a CDS encoding TrbG/VirB9 family P-type conjugative transfer protein; the encoded protein is MKNLIRLSLIALFVLNLNAEQDQGGLSEEQMNEVRAIMRQTQELVNEQQKNGSMGEDIFNDKNKDINSQVQSNFKVKPFGMGQNNHPQLAKFNNSQPQMAQIPEQDGMGVEQSQDISKEELELMQNAIRNQDLKALQNKFHTKNYSGYENTQTIKYVPNKTHKIRTRQAMATTLIFDNDIDNFVLGDQTGFKVEQIPSKANAIAIIPQLIGIDTSLTIFTSDGKIHTFYLYSTDYKNTNDPSFVIRIQDDEVQKAKQAKAKDESDKYKIIKDGIAELKVLKSDIYTGYTQKAKKENEWLLSAEIFSDKKFTYFKYAKDEMPQIPTIFAVIDKQDSPVETRVIGDYIIAETINPKFTIKSGDSYVCVERKETQEERDRKEIRKNLNTDKEAIKQHQKENKKTINETKGI